In the Vitis vinifera cultivar Pinot Noir 40024 chromosome 2, ASM3070453v1 genome, one interval contains:
- the LOC100240765 gene encoding bifunctional nitrilase/nitrile hydratase NIT4B, whose product MSSPVRATVVQASSIFFDTPATLDKAEKLLKEAAALGSQLVVFPEAFIGGYPRGHNFADQSPRGKESFRKYHASAINVPGPEVDRLASMARKYKVYIVTGVIERDGYTLYCTVLFFDPEGNYLGKHRKLMPTYRERLVWGFGDCSTTPVYDTPYGKLGSVICWENRMPLLRTAMYGKGIEIYCAPSADSGDTWVATMRHVAMEGGCYVLSPIQFCRRKDYPPPPEYLYSPTEEDVTPDSIVWAGGSVIISPTGEVLAGPNYEGEGLFTADLDVRGEIPKAKFMFDVVGHYSRPDVLSLTVNNRPLLPVTFTSSPSKIKDDEMDECKDV is encoded by the exons ATGTCTTCACCTGTTAGAGCCACCGTTGTTCAAGCTTCTAGTATCTTTTTTGATACTCCTGCCACTCTAG ATAAGGCTGAGAAATTGTTAAAAGAAGCAGCTGCACTGGGATCCCAACTGGTTGTGTTTCCTGAAGCATTTATCGGTGGGTATCCCCGCGGACACAACTTCGCCGACCAGTCACCAAGAGGGAAAGAAAGTTTCCGCAAGTACCATGCTTCTGCCATTAATGTGCCGG GACCTGAAGTTGATAGATTGGCTTCAATGGCTAGGAAATACAAAGTCTACATAGTGACGGGCGTTATTGAGAGAGATGGATACACATTGTATTGCACTGTTCTCTTCTTTGATCCAGAAGGCAATTACCTTGGAAAACATAGGAAACTCATGCCAACATATCGGGAACGGCTCGTCTGGGGTTTTGGAGATTGCTCGACAACTCCAGTTTATGACACTCCATATGGAAAACTTGGTTCGGTCATTTGTTGGGAAAATAGAATGCCGCTGCTAAGGACAGCAATGTATGGCAAAG GTATTGAGATATATTGTGCTCCTTCGGCCGATTCCGGGGATACATGGGTAGCTACAATGAGACACGTCGCTATGGAGGGTGGATGCTATGTTCTTTCACCCATCCAATTCTGTCGGAGGAAAGATTACCCGCCTCCACCTGAGTATCTTTACAGTCCTACAGAAGAAGATGTCACTCCAGATTCTATTGTTTGGGCTGGAGGTAGTGTCATCATTTCACCCACCGGGGAAGTTCTAGCAGGACCCAATTATGAAGGAGAAGGCCTCTTCACAGCTGATCTTG ATGTTCGAGGAGAGATTCCTAAAGCAAAGTTCATGTTCGATGTGGTAGGACATTATTCGAGACCTGACGTGCTAAGTCTCACTGTGAACAATCGTCCACTGCTTCCTGTTACTTTCACATCCTCACCATCTAAAATCAAAGACGATGAGATGGATGAATGCAAAGATGTATAA